The nucleotide window TTACCTGTATACCAGGCTGACATAGCCAGAAGGGGTGGTAACTGAGACAAACTGACCTTTCAAAATACAGAGATAAATTTCTACTGGTAAGATTCAAACCTTCCCCAATACAAGGATGAAATTATATACATTGAGCTGTTACAGAATACTCAACACATTCTGGTCACACATGTGCCTGTGGACTGTTAACTTTTGTACTTTTCAAGATGGGAGGTCATAGAGAATACTCAAGGTTATGTCGATACATGATTTACTGATGGTGAATCTTTGAGCCAgcaatttttttccccatcagtCAACAATTGTAAGCAGAAATTATTCAAGcagataaaaatgaataaataaataaataaataaataaataaaataaaataataataatagtaataataataataataataataaaataaaataaaataaatcacaaTAAAAATGATACCCTAAAGTCATAAGTTTAATTTGATTTAAACCTGAAAGGCTTGCAACAGTCCACAAAATGGGATGAGTTATCACATGAAAGGGAGGTTGAAAATACCATGCAGATTTCATAATTGCAACAACAgcatgcataaaaaaaacatataaaaattaCATGGTAACCGTTAAAAAGTATACACATCAACAAACAACTAAAACTAATACTTGTTCCCTTCCACTGTTAATATCTGATGTGTCTAAAATGTTGGATTAAAAGACACCCTGCAGGCACCCAAGCCACACTTCCTGAGCAGAAAGGGCCACTACTGTCACATATGTTCCACCTACCTAATGAGCACCACATCAAGTTTCTTAAGACACACCTCTTGTCAATATCTCTTGACACCCAAGAATACTAGATCCTCATTAAACACAAGAAGAGATCCTGAAAAGATATTTTCTGTAATAAATTTTCTTGACATATTTGAGAAAATACAATTAATGTTTGATGAGGAAAAGTTTCAGattatttcttcctattactATCAACATTAATACTCTTGGCTGTTGGACTCCCCCATCTTCctgcgcttcccttctctcttcttcttgttgatGAAGCTCTCAATGCGCTTCAGAGGGTGGAGCAAAGCTTCATCAGAATCATTCAACTACGGCAAAGAGAAGCAATAAATGAATCTCAGATAACTGAATAAAagcaataacaaataaaaaagaagataaatttgACACTATAACATTAGACATTCAGGTAACAGTATGGGCTAAGCAGAGCCAAGAACACATCTTACCTGCAGATAGCGACGCACATCATTCACCTTTTGAAGAGTCTCATTATTGGAAGGCACCGATAACTGTCTCTTGAAGGACGGCCGCAGCTCCTCAGCACCCCTCACCTCCGGCCCAACTCCTGTGACACCACCAAACTCAGAGGGTGCAATGGCCTCCAAAGCTGACTGGGAGTGAATCAGTGGGAAACCCTCCTTGGGGGACTCCAGGGGTGAGGCTTCTACCATCAGGTCAGGGTGGAGTTCCCTAGAACTGCCTCCACATGCCTCACTCACTTGGAAGCCAGCATTACTGCACTGCTGCTGAGGATCTTCCAAGGATGACAACCTCTCCAAACTGTAAGAATGACAGAATATAAGGcagaacatgagagagagagagagagagagagagagagagagagagagagagagagagagagagagagagagagagagagagagagagagagagagagagagagagagagagagagagagagagagagagagagagagagagagagagagagagagagagagagagagagagagagagagagagagagagagagaatttgtgtgtgtgtgtccactagTCATGAACTGCATTCCTACCTGAAACAGCTGGTAGCCCCAAGCTCCGAAGTTTCAGAGGGTTCTGGTGAAGAGCCTCCTGAATTCAGCTCACTGAAGCTGTGGCCACGGGTCATACCATGAAACAGATTTTGATTAGGCACTTCTGAAGCAGACTTCCTTCGATAAGAGGTGCTCAGGCTTTTGACTCGGGGATGCAGGGCAGGAGTCTTTGAGTTGTCAAGCACATCTAGATCATCAAGGTGATTTTCCGAGGTACTGTTTTCTCCACTGAAGTGTCTCCTTCGTGCACCCCCACATGCATTACCTGACTTGAGCTTGCTTGAGGGGGAGGAAGTGCGGATCCTCCTGTGGTGGACAGGCTTGAGTCTAGGCAGCATCTCACCCAGTTGACTAAGGTTGAGAGAGGATCTGAAATGACAATAGACCACTGAGCTTGGCAGTACTGACATCTTGCTTCTCCTTCAAGGGAAACAAAGTCATTCTGAGGTCATGCTTCCATGATGACCACTACCacatgtattttattattattattattattttatttttatttcttatttattttattttatttttttccagtatatGGAATGAGTGTCAGTGTGTTAGCTAGATGGAGCTTGAGGCCACAAATTGAAGGGCTCCACTTGGGCATAGTTCTTAAAGTTATGGGTCATTCTACTGAGGATTTTCTCAGCTTGCCAAGACTGCCAATGAATGGATTGAAATATTAAGATTTTAGTGTCACATGTTTATACAAAAGTAACAATAAGATACCAGCATATATGAAATCAAAATGCAATAACCCATAACTGAACTCAAATACAGAACAAGATATAGATAGTCTTTGGAGGGAATAAATTCACATCCCAGAACAACACAATCTTAAATTCTTACTATTcattttttaatacttttaacATGTTTATTGAAGTAAAATTCCCTTGTTACACATTTCATATCCTTCTAGATTTGCCataccaccactaacacaatGAGGGAGAGAGCTTGAGATTAACAAATTTCAAGGCACTGGAAGAAAAGACAAGTCATCAATCAAACAATACCAGCCCCAACCATCCATGCACCACCAAGGCCCTCTAGATCTGTGATACAACCTTGGTGCAAGTCCACAGAACCTGAAAATCCGACAAAAAGTTACGTACTCAGTAATTAAAATGTGCAAAGCTGAGAATCAATGCAACAAAAAACTCAGCCCTTAAGGAAGCACCCTTAATAAAATACTGATCAATTACAAGGATTTATTAGCAATGATTACAAACATAGAAAATGTATGTTAGTAAAATCTAAACAAGTGCAGCCAATAAAGCACACAGGGCCTCTAATATTGTGATTGGTTAGttacatattacaaaaaatttaGTACTGGTTAGTTAGTCACCCAGCAGTCATGGTTCTACAAACTCAGCAAAATGTGAAAGACTTGTGTCCCTCCTGCTAAGCCAATATACTAATAAGTGAACTGTAATCAAGATCATGAATGAGTTCCTCCACCTTGAAATAATCAATCAAATTAATTTTTCCTCCATGCAATCACCAATCACATGcagtgaaaggaggaatgaagttgAGTTTATTCATGAACCAATAAGTTCTGAAGGAAGTGCAAGAAAAGATTCCCCAATTAGATGTCTTACAAGAAGTAGCACCCTGACTAAGCTGGTGCTGATTATTCAATGTTTTTGACATATTACTAGACATACAGACACGAATGGGACTCCAATATATGCAAGCTATATAGCCTTGGAATGTGCAAACATAAGCATGTGGAAGCACACCCTGTCCAGGGCACATCAATACACTCCTCCCTCATCACTCCTTACAAATATTCCACAAAAGTATTGGTCTGACACTGGCAAAACTCTTACCCAAAAGAAAATGTGGTGTTAGTAAGGCAGTCAAGGCTTTCTGCATCACTCACATACAAACCTACAAAGTGAGAGTTTACAACCCACAAGTGATCATCTACTTGAGCACATGTCTAAAAAGCAAAAGACTGACTGGTGTTGAGTGTAAATGTTATTTCTACACAGTGGCATCAACAAATGTTAAACTTAAGGACTGTAATAGAAACTCTAAACCCTCCAgtaataatactgatgaaatgagGTAAAGCTGATGATAAGAGAGACATTTTTCAGGCTTATATttagttattaatattatttgcaTCTTTATTATCTATCTTCTAAATGTACTTATTATTAACacagatgaaagaaagacaCTGTCACTGGATTTTAAATCCTTTGAGATCATtgctgaaagtgtgtgtgtgtgtgtgtaatatgaaTAGATACATATTCTACATCCCATTTAATGTTCTCCTCAGTCATGAGCAGAAATGgaatagtaatgaaaaatacaatatatgTGTCTGTGTAAAAAAGTTATAAAGATTACCCACTTTTTTCATGCAAATTGAATtacatcataatttttttttttattattattttttactactcTTTGGAGCAAAGGCAGCCtcatataatgtatatatatatatatatatatatatatatatatatatatatatatatataatttttattttatttatttttttttttgtgtatatttaaCCCATGATCCACAAAACCTCTAACAGAGTAACCAATTCTGAGCTACATCTTTTGTTTCTGTCATCACTGACCCAATAAGATATTTAAATCTGAAATACACTAACACACTTTTGCTTTCAAACACTAATTCAACATCTCAATACTAAGAGAAACATCTTAGTATGACAACATAACTTATACACAATTTTTCTTGCCTTAACATTCATATTCAAAATCTAACTTGAAACTCTTATACACTTTGGTGTGGCAGAGAAGGGTTGGACACATCAGcccaccaccttcatcatcaAATGGACAGACACTTCATGCCTCAAGACATACAAAGATGCCTTCCCAAAACAACATTTTCACTGCAGACTTTAAAGTAGTTATGTAAAATTAGTTATGTTCAATTTAGATAACTTTCATTGTTTATACATACACCACATCAGTGAAGCAGCATATtgcaagcatacacacacatacatacagtactCACTTGCCTCACAGATTTACACAATATTTCTTGCATTTGCCATACAGCACAAACACCAATCATCCCTCCAAAGCATCATGTGATCAAGAACATTGAATTGCAATACACAGACTCATTCCTAACTAGGAAAAGCCAGCATGACTAAATTgcctcactttctttctcactcattttcagcctctttctttaAAATACACTAACTCATTCTTCATTCTCAATGGGCAATTTGACATAattgctccccccccccctctctctctctctctctctctctctctctctctctctctctctctctctctctctctctctctctttctctctctctctctctctcaatcactgTCTAACTACTGCTCACTCCACCTTGCTTACATCTCACCATTGTACTTCAGTGAAAGACTTGAGTTACAGCCACCTATGTTGTGCAGCTGGTGGCATGAAAGACATCGCTGTGGTGTTGTACTGGCAGTGACACAATGTGGATGAATGGGGtggtgggtggatgaatggatggggaAGCGGAGGATAGGTgatgagaggagaggtagtgCATGACTCTcatctctcacctctcactcatcTCTAGGCAAGCATCTCGTGCATGCTGAGGTCAAGCAACACCTGAGTGGCCTGTTCATTGATCTCAGGTGCCTTACCTGACTCAATCCTGGATGCCGTGCAAGAAAGAGACATAAGTGAGTTAATATTTTGTATCTGAGTTACCCAAGCCAGCAGTATCTTAAGGCTGTACATATTCTTTAGTGTTTCATTCTCTCATTAGGAGTATCTTCAAAGATCACAAACATAATTAGATGGGTTCtcatgtgtgtgtctttctcaatgatgatgcagaattcttgttaaactttcAACAGAAACATGAATGcactagagcctgttgaaaATAGTGAAGTTAAGGAAGCAAAACACTTGAGAATGCAGTCTTAAATTCATAACAGATGGTACTGAAAGGCTTAAGATTGTATGTACATATAAAGGCTTGTTATTTATATTAAAGTCAATATTTTTAGTTGCTTCCATAGTTTAATCAGAACAAATAATTTTCAAATGCTCTTTGTCATCAAGCACTTTATGTCATCCCAGACTGCCACACAAAGAGAACTACATCTAAATCTAAATCTAGAGATAACTTATGCCTAGTTCTTCTTTATATGTACATCAGCATGTCTTGTTTATATGCTCATTATTACACCATGCAGTGAGCTTTACCTCATAGAATTAAATCTtagtttgcacacacacacacacacacacacacacacacacacacacacacaaacatttacaGCATGTAAGTATACTGAATCATTAGGGTTCATGAAGGTTATTGGCAAGCAGGGATATGAGACCATAAAACAATCTGGAAAACTTGGTGCAAAAGCAGTGATTCCCCTGGTCTGGTGCTCCCCTGGCCATCATTATAATGATCATGTCCTTATAATTGGTAACCAAAAACATAAGTGAACTGTTAATGGAAGAATTGAACTTATTGTCAGTGAGAGTCATTTACTCTCATTGTGATGCACAACCATAGTCAATACTAGTCTGATTctgcattcattttcattttgtttagtgttttttgttaatctttAATCCTGTGATCAGCTGGCAATCTTCTTATAGAAATTTAGACAAGCAGATCAGAACActcaagacagagaaaaaacacTAGGCATAGTGAAAATTATGAGTGTCATTTTGATCATCTTCTGTCCATGACCGTATCTTAGGTAGCACATCTTAAGGATACCACTGAGATACAGGCTTGGAGTAGCACCTCAGAGGAACACTTTTTAGGGGATATGTATGTAGGAGACTGATAAACCTAGGAAATGGAAGTCACACAAGTGCACCTTTCATGTCATCTTTCACTGCAAATAACAAcatgcaatgagagagagagagagagagagagagagagagagagagagagagagagagagagagagagagagagagagagagagagagagagagagagagagagagaataaaaatgagatAATATGTATAATGCCTACAGAGATGGTAGTGGCTTTGGGTTGAAGAAGAAGTGGCGGTCGAACGCTCTCTGGACAAACTCGCAGGCCTGTTTGTTTCCCTCAGTGCTGAAGTTGGCCCGGACACGCCTTGAAACCTGTTGAGGGATGGGCAGATTGGAGTCTTAGGTGTGGGAAAACACACCAAGGCAAACACAATAAGGAACAATATGAGCCAGGAACTACTGACAAAATGAGTGGAGAAAATTCAAACAGTGTAATATAAAGCAAAATGATACTTGAactgtttaaataaaaaaaaaattgtaatgatAAGAAATAAGATCAATAAGAAcagaacttgagagagagagagagagagagagagagagagagagagtaccataCCTTCTTCATGAGGTGTTCCAGTTCAGTATCACAAGCATCCTTCATAAACACCTCACAGATTGCCTCCACAAGCCATGATCCACTTTCAGGGTGGCGGAATGATACAAAACCTGAAGACAGAGGCAGAAATAAAAGATACAAGACCATGGATGAATTACTATGTGTATGTATCATCCTGCAGTAATTTTATCATTATAGTTTGATCTTATCCTTTTAATTATTATATATTCAACAGTTTCAATCTGCACACTGCAGTCAATAAACATCTACCTATCAATCTTTGTGTGTGAGGGAGTATTAGCAACACAAACTTTGGATACACTAGTAGGGTTGAGGATGCAGGGTCAAGCAGACAGCTAGAGACCAACATCAaatcacaaaggaagaaggaagaataaaagaagggatgTGTTGACAGGAGCAGGAAGAGCTGAAGAGTCTGAAGAGAGCTGAAGAAGGATGTGTCAAATGCTCACCTCCAACAGTAGAGTAAACAATGTACATATCAGTGTAGGTTGGGTCTCGCTCTGGCACAGTGCTCCCAAAGGTGCTTGAATCAGTTTCCACATCAAGGCCATTACTGTTGCCCTTGCTCTTCACATGGGACACATTAGCAGCATCCACCCCTATATCTGGGCCTACACCcctgagtgagggagagagtggatgAGGGCACTGTATATTAACTACAGCATTGCACTGATATACCTGGATACAACTTATCAATCACAAATATCATCTTTAGCTGGTAGAGTTGTGCTGCACTGTCTAAATCAAACAGCAATGGCCCATATTAATAAACTGATTCCTTGAAGAACTTGGTTGAGTAGAAAATTATAGCAATTATTTATAAAGTTGTACAGATTATTGTTCTTTGCAGATtgtaaggggaagggaaaacagttactgtatttcctctctctctacatgatTCCATTGTTgtagcaacaaaaataaattaagcaattaatttcttttcaaCAATATTCTTCTAAATcaacatttattaattttgtgttcTCACATTTGCTTCTTTCTGCTGCATCCTTTTTTGCAAccctcttatctcctcccaaaatattttcttatccACTAGGAAATTTTTTGTCTACTACCACACTCCCATTTTTGTACATACCTACAGAACTGAAATATGAAAATCTTGGGTTTCCCCTTGAGTATTGGACACTCTCTGTTATTAAAACGCTCCACCACATTGTGCACAGTAAGGTAATGGTTGTCTGAGGTGTAGAAGGAAGTGTCGTCTCGGCCGTGACTCATGAACACAACAATGCACGAGTCCACATTACTGTGCTCCTTCATGTTGCGGAAGTCCCTCAGAGCCTGGATGGTTTCCTGTACAGTAGAGGAGCACATGGTGATGCTGGATTACCATAGGTCTGTCTTATGACTTATCAGAGAGATCTttgtttttacaatttttttgttttgtctatcACTAAAacctctatatatttattttagacTATCCATTTCCACCAGGGGCCAACAGGAATAAGTGTGTgcatgatgtgtgtatgagtgtgtggtgctctgTCTGGGCCACCATAAGGGGTGTGTGAGGACAGGTGGAGATAAGTGTGCTACTATATATTTCCATGGCTGTGCTGGTATATAAATTGATATCTATTTCTTATTACTGTTTGGGTGAAAGCAAGCAGATCTATCCTTCCACTACACCCCAACGTGTCACACACCCATTTGGTCATGTTGATGTGGTAGGAAGGCTTGTATCCCATCTGGCTGAACAGCTGGCACAGATTCTGGACATCAATCTCAGAACCCGAGCGAGTCTCATGCTGCTCATCAAGAAAGTTCTTGTAGTTGGCCAGGAAGACGTAACCTCGAGGTTCAGATTCATTATTGTATACCtgtaagaaaaaagggaaaatcaaAGGATACATGATGTATATTTAACATATTTCTGGAGCTGGCAGGTATTTCATCCATTCAAACATCTTTATGTCACTATCTTTGCAATACATTATTCATATAAGGTACTGCACAGCATCCACCTCTCCACTGCATAGCATCCACCTCTTTCTATAGccctttattcatcttttcttctactaaTCCTGCCTCTCTTAACAAatcttcccttccatcatcatctctcactctcttcacaGCCCAACACTTTCCTCACCTCATTCCTCAAGAAATGCTTGCCGCCAATCTCCCGACATGGCACCACTGATATCTTGAGGGGTGTGCGGGGACTGGCAGAGGAGCTTGGTGAGGCAGTGTGAGTGTCCATGGGTGTGTTGGCATTCAAGTtgtcattttcattattgttggtGATATCCTGGCCTGGGTTGGGGAAGGTAAAGTTGGGGTGGCCAGGGAGGGTTGTTATGTTGCTTGCTCCCCCTGCCCACTGCTGAAGATGGTGCTGGAATGGGGTAACCCGCAGACCAGAAAAGGCACTAGGATCTTGGCTGCaggggaaaagaaattatgGCAACACAAAGATTAAAAGGTAATAATAACTACAAGAGTGTAAGATTGTGTGTATCAAACAGTTACTAATGTCTGATATCAAAGAGAAACACGGATGAAATtgcataaagaaataaaatacattgAAGACAGGCAAAAAAGCATacaggaatgagaaagaagacaacaacaaccacatcatcaccactgacCACCACACATCCTGCCTCCACCAGTTACCTGAGGGGTTCAGGAGAGTGGTTGCCATCAGGGTCCAGACACTTCACCAGGTTCTCCATCCCCTGCTCCTGAAGAACCCCAAGGAAGCTCCtcagactgctgctgctgctgctgccagaTCCTGATGCTGCTAACAAAGCCACCAGTTGCCTCActtgttccttctttgtgttcAGACtctggtggaggagagagggagaggtgacagTGAGGTGCTTCTCTTTTCAcattctatctccttcctctcacacctTTTTATAAGCCACAACATTGTACTTGCTTCTCCtttacatttctccttcctttcctcttttctcttgttctgttCTCCTTACCCTTCATTCAGAGCCTTCTGCCTTCCCTCATGCCTCCATGCATCACATCCATTGCACATCATGACAAATTTATATTCTCTGTGCTTCtgcttcccttatattctttAACAGCcctctgcttcctctcttccacacatCAAATATTTTCAAATCATaacactaacattttttttatttttcatgttttatccttctcctttcctcccaacTCTTtaacctcctttttccttcccttacctacCATCAGGTGGGCCATGTTAGCCTCAGTCAGCAGCTTCTGTTGGAGGAGGCTGTAAATCACATCTGTTGTGCGGCCCCATGCCACCACCTCCGTTGCTATTGCCTCCACCTGCTCCTTCACAGCTTTCCATTCTTCCCCACTCATAGTGCTGGCCCTGAAGAAGGAGTGAGAAGGATAGCTAGAGTTAGATGATGCactggtgtctgtgtgtgtgtgtgtgtgtgtgtgcatgtactgCTATGTAAACAATCAGTAAATCACACAGACTGGATGAAATTAAATACCCACAACTAATAAATCACTACTCTAACTCTTCCTACAacaaggccacacacacacacaaacacacacacacttgttaatGCTGACATTCCCAATAgcatgtgtgtgggagggacatgtgaaagagaaagtgaatggATGTGGATAACTGTTAAAATTGTAGAAAATGACCACAAGGTGTAGGGATGTAGGAGGGGGTGTACAGAATAAGTGAATATGTGAATATGTGAAAGGCAGTGGAGGATGGTGACAATAAGGAGCGGTAAGTAGATGGGACAGGATGTAGAATCAGATAAGAGTTTAAATAAAGGCTGAAAGAGCAATGGACAGGAAATATGAACTAGGTCTTGACCAAGCTACATAAGTAAAGTCATGTAAGTCAGTGTACTAGTAATTCCCCTGATATATAGGAAAAGACACTTATGCTTGATTAGAGagtgaggagatgaggaggttAAAAGGCTAAAAGTCTAAGAAATGATGAGATAATACATTGTACATAACCAACCTTGTCATAATACTGCCCCCTGTGTTAACCTTTCACTTGCCTgcacatgactctctctctctctctctgtttagtgAGGCAATCTGTCAGTCCTGCATGTGACAAAAAGCTATTACCAGATTTTGTTAGGAAATAAGTACAAACAGGTTTTTCATAATGTAAAGTGAGTGTCCACATCCATGAAGACAGCATGAGGTAATGTCAATACTAATACCACTTGTTTTGTCATCAGCAGTTGCATTACCTCTATTTATCAAGGTTTTCTtgctaaatgagagagagagagagagagagagagagagagagagagagagagagagagagagagagagagagagagagagagagacctgctcc belongs to Scylla paramamosain isolate STU-SP2022 chromosome 29, ASM3559412v1, whole genome shotgun sequence and includes:
- the LOC135115726 gene encoding uncharacterized protein LOC135115726 isoform X1; translated protein: MCRASTMSGEEWKAVKEQVEAIATEVVAWGRTTDVIYSLLQQKLLTEANMAHLMSLNTKKEQVRQLVALLAASGSGSSSSSSLRSFLGVLQEQGMENLVKCLDPDGNHSPEPLSQDPSAFSGLRVTPFQHHLQQWAGGASNITTLPGHPNFTFPNPGQDITNNNENDNLNANTPMDTHTASPSSSASPRTPLKISVVPCREIGGKHFLRNEVYNNESEPRGYVFLANYKNFLDEQHETRSGSEIDVQNLCQLFSQMGYKPSYHINMTKWETIQALRDFRNMKEHSNVDSCIVVFMSHGRDDTSFYTSDNHYLTVHNVVERFNNRECPILKGKPKIFIFQFCRGVGPDIGVDAANVSHVKSKGNSNGLDVETDSSTFGSTVPERDPTYTDMYIVYSTVGGFVSFRHPESGSWLVEAICEVFMKDACDTELEHLMKKVSRRVRANFSTEGNKQACEFVQRAFDRHFFFNPKPLPSLSSLNLSQLGEMLPRLKPVHHRRIRTSSPSSKLKSGNACGGARRRHFSGENSTSENHLDDLDVLDNSKTPALHPRVKSLSTSYRRKSASEVPNQNLFHGMTRGHSFSELNSGGSSPEPSETSELGATSCFSLERLSSLEDPQQQCSNAGFQVSEACGGSSRELHPDLMVEASPLESPKEGFPLIHSQSALEAIAPSEFGGVTGVGPEVRGAEELRPSFKRQLSVPSNNETLQKVNDVRRYLQLNDSDEALLHPLKRIESFINKKKREGKRRKMGESNSQEY
- the LOC135115726 gene encoding uncharacterized protein LOC135115726 isoform X4, whose product is MENLVKCLDPDGNHSPEPLSQDPSAFSGLRVTPFQHHLQQWAGGASNITTLPGHPNFTFPNPGQDITNNNENDNLNANTPMDTHTASPSSSASPRTPLKISVVPCREIGGKHFLRNEVYNNESEPRGYVFLANYKNFLDEQHETRSGSEIDVQNLCQLFSQMGYKPSYHINMTKWETIQALRDFRNMKEHSNVDSCIVVFMSHGRDDTSFYTSDNHYLTVHNVVERFNNRECPILKGKPKIFIFQFCRGVGPDIGVDAANVSHVKSKGNSNGLDVETDSSTFGSTVPERDPTYTDMYIVYSTVGGFVSFRHPESGSWLVEAICEVFMKDACDTELEHLMKKVSRRVRANFSTEGNKQACEFVQRAFDRHFFFNPKPLPSLSSLNLSQLGEMLPRLKPVHHRRIRTSSPSSKLKSGNACGGARRRHFSGENSTSENHLDDLDVLDNSKTPALHPRVKSLSTSYRRKSASEVPNQNLFHGMTRGHSFSELNSGGSSPEPSETSELGATSCFSLERLSSLEDPQQQCSNAGFQVSEACGGSSRELHPDLMVEASPLESPKEGFPLIHSQSALEAIAPSEFGGVTGVGPEVRGAEELRPSFKRQLSVPSNNETLQKVNDVRRYLQLNDSDEALLHPLKRIESFINKKKREGKRRKMGESNSQEY
- the LOC135115726 gene encoding uncharacterized protein LOC135115726 isoform X3, translating into MSGEEWKAVKEQVEAIATEVVAWGRTTDVIYSLLQQKLLTEANMAHLMSLNTKKEQVRQLVALLAASGSGSSSSSSLRSFLGVLQEQGMENLVKCLDPDGNHSPEPLSQDPSAFSGLRVTPFQHHLQQWAGGASNITTLPGHPNFTFPNPGQDITNNNENDNLNANTPMDTHTASPSSSASPRTPLKISVVPCREIGGKHFLRNEVYNNESEPRGYVFLANYKNFLDEQHETRSGSEIDVQNLCQLFSQMGYKPSYHINMTKWETIQALRDFRNMKEHSNVDSCIVVFMSHGRDDTSFYTSDNHYLTVHNVVERFNNRECPILKGKPKIFIFQFCRGVGPDIGVDAANVSHVKSKGNSNGLDVETDSSTFGSTVPERDPTYTDMYIVYSTVGGFVSFRHPESGSWLVEAICEVFMKDACDTELEHLMKKVSRRVRANFSTEGNKQACEFVQRAFDRHFFFNPKPLPSLSSLNLSQLGEMLPRLKPVHHRRIRTSSPSSKLKSGNACGGARRRHFSGENSTSENHLDDLDVLDNSKTPALHPRVKSLSTSYRRKSASEVPNQNLFHGMTRGHSFSELNSGGSSPEPSETSELGATSCFSLERLSSLEDPQQQCSNAGFQVSEACGGSSRELHPDLMVEASPLESPKEGFPLIHSQSALEAIAPSEFGGVTGVGPEVRGAEELRPSFKRQLSVPSNNETLQKVNDVRRYLQLNDSDEALLHPLKRIESFINKKKREGKRRKMGESNSQEY
- the LOC135115726 gene encoding uncharacterized protein LOC135115726 isoform X2; translated protein: MTRASTMSGEEWKAVKEQVEAIATEVVAWGRTTDVIYSLLQQKLLTEANMAHLMSLNTKKEQVRQLVALLAASGSGSSSSSSLRSFLGVLQEQGMENLVKCLDPDGNHSPEPLSQDPSAFSGLRVTPFQHHLQQWAGGASNITTLPGHPNFTFPNPGQDITNNNENDNLNANTPMDTHTASPSSSASPRTPLKISVVPCREIGGKHFLRNEVYNNESEPRGYVFLANYKNFLDEQHETRSGSEIDVQNLCQLFSQMGYKPSYHINMTKWETIQALRDFRNMKEHSNVDSCIVVFMSHGRDDTSFYTSDNHYLTVHNVVERFNNRECPILKGKPKIFIFQFCRGVGPDIGVDAANVSHVKSKGNSNGLDVETDSSTFGSTVPERDPTYTDMYIVYSTVGGFVSFRHPESGSWLVEAICEVFMKDACDTELEHLMKKVSRRVRANFSTEGNKQACEFVQRAFDRHFFFNPKPLPSLSSLNLSQLGEMLPRLKPVHHRRIRTSSPSSKLKSGNACGGARRRHFSGENSTSENHLDDLDVLDNSKTPALHPRVKSLSTSYRRKSASEVPNQNLFHGMTRGHSFSELNSGGSSPEPSETSELGATSCFSLERLSSLEDPQQQCSNAGFQVSEACGGSSRELHPDLMVEASPLESPKEGFPLIHSQSALEAIAPSEFGGVTGVGPEVRGAEELRPSFKRQLSVPSNNETLQKVNDVRRYLQLNDSDEALLHPLKRIESFINKKKREGKRRKMGESNSQEY